Within Alteromonas sp. LMIT006, the genomic segment ACGTACCGTCAAAGTCAGTGAGTGCTTTATTGAGGGCCTCAATCGACTCCATGTCCATGTGGTTAGTAGGCTCATCCATAATCAAAACATTGATGTCCTGCATCATCAACTTACCAAACATCAAGCGGTTCTTTTCTCCACCTGAACAAACGGACACTTTCTTGTTAATTTCATCTGAGGTAAATAATAATCGGCCTAAAATCGCTCTAACCGCCAAATCATCATGTTGTGGGGTACGCCACTGCGACAACCATTCAAATAAGGTCAAATCGTTAGCGAAATCTTTTGAGTTATCTTGTGGACAATACCCAATCGTGGCGTTTTCAGACCATTTCACCACACCAGCATTCGCGCTGATTTCATTGACTAAGCACTTTAAGAATGTGGATTTACCTGCGCCGTTTTCGCCAATCACCGCAAGTTTTGCGCCCGCTTCGAGCAAAATATCTCCGGAGGTAAATAAGGTTTCTCCGTCAAAGCCATGGCTGATTTTTTCTAGCTCAAGGGCCTGACGATGGAGTTTTTTATGCTGTTTGTACGTAATATATGGCATTTGGCGAGAAGATGGTTTGACTTCTGCAAGTTCGATTTTTTCTAAGCGTTTGGCACGAGAGGTCGCTTGTTTGGCTTTCGACGCATTGGCAGAAAAGCGTGCAACGAAGGCTTTGAGCTCTTCCATTTCAGCGGTCTTCTTGGCGTTTTCGTTGAGCAGCTGCTCTTTGGCGAGCATTGACGCGGCCATGTATTCATCGTAATTACCTGGATAAATACGTAGCTCTCCGTAATCGATATCCGCCATGTGGGTACACACGCGGTTCAAGAAGTGTCGGTCGTGCGAAATAATGATCATAGTGCACTTGCGGTCATTTAACACATCAGCAAGCCAGTTAATGGTGTAGATATCGAGGTTGTTGGTCGGTTCATCTAACAACAAAATATCGGGGTCAGCAAATAGCGCTTGTGCCAATAACACACGAAGCTTTACGCCAGGCGCCAGCTCCGACATCAAACCAAAATGATATTCCTCCGCAATCCCAGCTTCAATCAATAACTCCCCTGCCCGACTCTCCGCCGTGTAACCATCGAGCTCCGCAAATTGCGTTTCAAGCTCCGCGACAAGCATACCGTCTTCCTCGGACATTTCAGGTAGACTGTAGATGCGGTCACGCTCCACTTTGATTGGCCAGAGCTGAGTATCGCCCATGATCACTGCATCCACCACCGAATATTCTTCAAACGCATACTGGTTCTGACTCAATATCCCCAAACGTTCACCGGGTGTAATCGAAACATTACCTGAAGAGGGCGTTAACTCTCCCGATAATATTTTCATAAAGGTGGACTTGCCACAGCCATTAGCGCCAATAAGGCCGTACTTGTTACCATTACCAAATTTAGCAGAGATATTTTCAAATAAGGGTTGCGCACCAAATTGCATGGTGATGTTTGCAGTAGTAATCACGAGTTATTCCAGATGATGTTGCGAGCGGATTTGCGTAAGCGCGAGATTATACAGTAAGCCGCTAGTAGTAGCGAAACAAACCCCTTAATAATGTCGTTTTTTTTTCCAATCGCTTGATCACACTGTTGCCTTAGTAGAAGTCACGTTTGATCATATATGGCCCTTTTAAATCGTTAACTATTAATAATCATAAGTTTGCACGAGTATCAGACCAAAAAGTTCAAAGACATAAAAAGAAAAAGGGCCTGTCGGCCCTTTCGTCAATTTTATGGGTTACTCCGCAGACTCGCGATAGCTATCCAAATCCGGACAACTACAGACCAGGTTGCGATCCCCGTACACATCGTCAATACGATTCACAGTGGGCCAGAACTTATTGCGCTTCACCGCTTCAACTGGATAAGCAGCTAACTCGCGTGAGTAGCTACGATTCCATTCACTATCAATGATGTCATCCAGCGTATGCGGCGCATTGTGTAATGGATTATCGATGCTATCCCAATCACCCGACTCGACTTTAGCGATTTCTTGGCGAATGCAAATCATCGCTTCGATAAAGCGGTCAAGCTCTACTTTGGCTTCGGATTCCGTCGGCTCAATCATCAAGGTCCCTGCAACAGGGAAAGACATGGTCGGTGCGTGGAAACCATAGTCATTTAAGCGCTTGGCTACATCCATCTCGGTGACGCCTGAGGCTTCTTTGAGCGGGCGCAAATCGATAATACACTCGTGTGCAATGCGACCATTGGCACCGGTATACAGAATTGGGTAATGGTCAGCGAGTTTTTTTGCGACATAGTTTGCGTTTAACATCGCCACTTCTGTCGCTTTGCGCAACCCCTCTGAGCCCATCATTTTGATGTACATGTAGCTAATTGGTAAAATCGAGGCACTGCCAAAGGGGGCTGCTGACACTGCGCCATTGTCCCCTAAATCCTCACCTGTACCAGCAGCTTTCAATGGTTGCATAGTATGGCTTGATAAGAATGGGGCTAGGTGAGCTTTTACGCCAATCGGTCCCATACCTGGGCCACCGCCACCGTGCGGGATACAGAAAGTTTTATGTAGGTTCAAATGCGAGACATCTGAGCCAATCAGACCTGGTGAGGTCACCCCGACTTGCGCATTCATATTCGCGCCATCCATATACACCTGACCACCGTGCTCATGCACGATGTCACAGATTTCTTTGACGGTTTCTTCATATACGCCGTGCGTCGATGGATAGGTGATCATGGCACACGATAAATTATCTGAGTGTTCTTCGGCTTTAGCTCGAAGATCAACCAAGTCCACATTACCCTTTTCATCACAGTTCACGACAACCACTTTAAGTGACACCATTTGCGCCGACGCTGGGTTGGTACCATGTGCAGACTGTGGAATCAAACAGATATTACGATGCGCATCGCCACGGCTGATGTGATAACGCTGAATAGCTAAGAGGCCAGCATATTCACCTTGCGCGCCAGAGTTAGGCTGCATGGATAAAGCATCATAGCCAGTAATATCAATTAACCAATCAGACAACTCGTCAATCATTTCCTTATAACCAAGTGCTTGGTCAACTGGCGCAAATGGGTGCAGTTGACCAAACTCAGGCCATGTCACCGGGATCATCTCAGCGGTTGCATTGAGCTTCATCGTACAAGAACCAAGTGAAATCATGGAATGGTTCAGCGCCAAATCTTTGTTTTCCAGCGATTTGATATAACGCAACATCTCAGTTTCTGAGTGGTATTGATTGAATACTGGCTTGGTCAAAAACTCACTTTCACGAACCAACTCAGTTGGAATAGCTAGTGTGGCAGACACTTGTGCATCCAGCGCTTCAATATCCAAGCCGTGGTCAGCACCGATAAATGCGGTGAACAAATCATTAATATCCCCACGAGTTGTGGTTTCATCAACGCTTACACCCAACACATCAGCTTGGTCGATGCGTAAATTCATATCCATGCTTTGCGCGGCAGCAAGAACTGCATCGCGGTCAACTGGTTTGACGGTGACGGTATCAAAGAAATGTTCATGTGCCACAAAGACGCCTTTGGCTTTCAGACCAGCCGCCAAAATTTGCGCCAAACGATGCGTGCGTAATGCGATGTTTTTTAAGCCCTGCGGGCCGTGATACACAGCATAAAAAGAGGCCATGTTGGCGAGTAATACCTGTGCAGTACAGATATTAGAGTTGGCTTTTTCACGACGAATATGCTGTTCACGAGTTTGTAATGCCATGCGCAGTGCAGGACGGCCACGGGTATCTTTGGATACACCGATGATACGACCTGGCATAGAGCGCTTGTACGCATCGCGTGTACCAAAGAATGCTGCATGTGGACCTCCATAGCCCATGGGCACACCAAAGCGCTGAGCTGAGCCAAACACCACATCTGCACCTAGCTCACCTGGAGATTTTAATAAGGTTAATGCTAATAGATCGGTTGCAACTGCAACAATCGCTTTGTTCGCTTGCAGTGCGTGAATGATTTCTTCGATGTTGTGAATCTCACCTTGGGTGCCAGGATATTGTAACAATGCGCCAAATACATCGTGCTCTGCGGCATTCACCGCAGGACCGATAATGATTTCAAAACCGAACATTTCTGCGCGTGTATTGACCACATCTAGGGTTTGTGGATGCACATTATCTGCCACATAAAACGCATTGGCTTTTTTGTTTTTAGACACGCGCTTGGCTAATGCCATCGCTTCTGCCGCGGCAGTGGCTTCATCTAACAATGAGGCCGAAGCTAAATCCATTCCCGTCAAATCCAGCGTAACTTGTTGGAAGTTCAAAATCGCTTCCAAACGACCTTGTGCAATCTCCGGTTGATACGGCGTGTATGCGGTATACCACCCCGGGTTCTCTAATACATTGCGCAAAATCACATTGGGCGTATGCGTGTTGTAGTAACCCATACCGATGAAAGAACGTTTGATTTGGTTTTTGCTTGCCACGGCTTTTAACGCGTTTAAAGCATCAACTTCGGTAACGGCTTCACCAACATTTAAACCTTCAGACCGAATACCGGCAGGAACGGTTTGCTCCATCAAATCATCTAAAGACGATGCGCCCACTTCTGCCAGCATGGCTTCAATTTCTGGACGGCCTGGGCCGATATGGCGGCGAATAAAATCAGTATTGTGCTCTAGATCAGCTAGAGAAAATGGAGTATTTGACATAGTAAAGCGCTTCGTTGGTTAATACGTAAAATGTGCGTATGGTCATCGGCACATGACCATACGGTTTAGCTTGATCGATTATTCGTCGGCGATGCTTTCTGCGTATCCTTCCGCATCTAATAGCTCGTTGACTTCTGCTTCATCTTCCGCTTTGATTTTGAATAACCAACCGTCTCCGTACGGGTCAGAATTCACTAGCTCAGGGGAATCTTCTAGGTCTTCATTTACCTCAACAATGGTGCCACCGATTGGGGCATACACATCCGAGGCAGCCTTCACCGATTCAGCTACTGCGGCATCATCTCCTGCACCATATTCATCATCTACATCCGGTAGATCCACAAACACCATATCGCCCAAAAGATCTTGAGCGTGCTCGGTAATACCGACAGTGTAAATACCATCACCTTCTGGACGGACCCATTCATGGGTCGTGGCATATCGTAATTCTGCTGGAATGTTACTCATATTTTTTTCCTAACACTGGTTGTTAAAGATTAATTTCAAATATTGTTTTGCTTATAGAACGCTTTTGCCATTGCGCACAAAACTGGGCTTTACGACATTCACTGTAACCCATTTTTTGCGCATTTCAACCTCGGCGGTTTCACCCACAGGCTTTGGCACTCTAGCCATGGCGATTGCATGTCCTAATGTTGGTGAAAAGGTGCCTGACGTAATCACGCCGTCACCACCGTCCACTTTCACTTTTTGACCCGCTCGCAAAACGCCTTTTTCGGTCATAACTAAGCCAATCAATTGCTCAGTACCTTGCTCGCGCTGTGCTTCTAATGCAGCACGACCAACAAAGTTACGTTCTGCCGGTTCCCATGCAACGGTCCACCCCATATTCGCCGCTAGTGGCGAAATGGTTTCGTCCATATCTTGGCCGTAAAGATTCATTCCCGCTTCTAAACGCAACGTATCCCGCGCCCCCAAACCACATGGCGCTACGCCTGCCGCGATCAGTTTGTCCCAAAAATCGCCTGCTTGGGCATTGGGCACCATGATCTCGTATCCCGCTTCACCGGTATAGCCGGTGGTCGCAATAAATAAATCTTCCGCTTGCACGCCAAAGAATGGTTTCATATCCGCAACGGCTTCTTTTTGTGCATCCGAAAAGAGCTCTGCCGCTTTGGCTTTTGCATTTGGGCCTTGCACGGCGATCATAGCAAACTCGTCACGCTCAGTAATGCTGACGTCAAAATCTGAAGCGTGTTGATTTAGCCAATCCAAATCTTTTTGCTTGGTGGCTGAGTTTACAACTAAGCGATAATTCGTCTCGTCAAAGAAGTACACAATCAAATCGTCAACCACACCACCGGTTTCATTGATCATGCCCGAGTACAATGCTTTGCCTTTGACTTGTAACTTATCCACATCATTCGCTAACAAGTAACGCAAGTAGTCTTTTGCTTGCGCGCCTTTAACGTCTACTATAGTCATATGCGACACATCAAACATACCTGCATCTTGTCGGACAGCGTGATGTTCTTCGATTTGTGAGCCATAGTTAATCGGCATGTCCCAGCCAAAAAAATCCACCATTTTGGCGCCTGCTTCAAGGTGTTTTGCATGGAGTACGGTTTTGTTCATGATGCGTCTTCTTTTTGTTTGATGTTCGAATTCTACAAATTGGAATTCAAAACTCTAATTAAAAAAACAAAAGTCATGATAAGTTTTTTAAATATATGCTATATTCGTGATTACTATTTTTTATATAACTAAATTATATAACGGCGTGAGGACAGGCGATGAAACAGTTATCCATGGATGCCATTCGCACATTTGTCACTGTGGTTGAGCTAGGTGGATATGCCAAAGCAGGAGACGTATTGGGGCGGTCACAACCTGCAATCAGTTTGCAACTTAAAAAACTTGAACAACAAATCGACAAAACCTTATTCGTCAAAGTTGGGCAGCGCCACGTTTTGAGCAATGATGGACAATGGTTTATGCCTTATGCCAAAAAGCTCCTTGAAGTAAACGACGAAGTGTTTCGTGCTGTCGAGCAAGATCCGCTCAAAGGACGTTTACGGCTAGGGATCCCCAGTGAATTTGCCTCGACTTTACTGCCCAGTATTATTGGCGAGTTTTCTAAGCGCTATCCGGATGTGTCACTTGATGTGACATCGGCTTTGTCACAAAATTTGCTAGGTCAACAACACAAAGACGATTTTGATTTGATTTTAGCTCTGGTACCGCCTGACACAGAGACTCAAGGTGAAGTATTACGGGAAGACGAGTTAGTGTGGGTGGGTGATATTCGTCAACCTCTCAAAACAGATCCGTTATCGCTGGTGCTTGCCCCAAATGGTTGTATGTATCGCTCTCGTGTTATAGAGCAACTCAAACAGCAGACCAATATGTGGAAGATTTCGTATACCAATGCGGATTTATACGGCTTGATTGCTGCGATACAGCAAGGTCTAGGGATCACCGCATTGGCAAAAAGTTCTGTGCCTCCGAGCTTATCCGTAATACAACATCCTGCATTACCCTATTTAGGCAAAATCAAAATTGCATTATTTGACTACGATACGCAACATCCTGAAGTGTCAAAGACACTTTCAGAGTTTATTCGTAAGAGGTTGAGTGATTAATACACTTATGATGCCTGAGGAACGGGCTCTTGTTGTGTTAATTCTTTGGCTAAGAGTTTGTGCGTTAAATAATGCAAAATCTCCGCTTCACGCTCGCTGCGATCTCCGTCTATACCGGTGATCCCCATCGCCACTTCAACCACATGATTGGCGTCAAAATTCAAATCATTGGCCATATCACGAACAAATTCTACTGCTTCATCGTTGTCTACGGCTTCTCTAGCGAGATGAATGGCCTCGTTACAAAATGCGGTGATTGAAATAGGACTTTGCCATCTCATTTTACTGATGACGCCTTCTAGGTAGTCTTGTTCAGACAATGTGATTTTGCCATCTACTTGGTACAATAATACGGCAAGTTTAATTAACGACTGATTATAACGCTGTAGGGGGGATAACTGCATAAAATACCTCTCGCTTATCCTTTTTTAATATTCACACTGTTGAATGACGGTTCTGTCCTCAACGACCAATGTGTGCGTCCGTTCTTGCTGGTCTTGCGTACTTCTTAATTATTATTGTTCTTATGCTTTTATTATTGTTATCGCTAAGAAAGAAATGGTATTGCTTTGTTGTTAAGGATTCGCATTATACTGAAAAGTTTCAGAAAATGGTGAAAATTAACATTTATTTAATCAATATATTGAATTTATTCACATTATCTTCACAAATAAAGATACTCCATTTTTACTATATCGACTGATTTTTCAACACTTTAATTTTCCATGTATACCCCGGCAGCACGATAAAGTTGGAGATGCACCTTTACTAAAGCATCAATATCTCGTTGATAACCTCCCCCAATCACCGCAGCAATGGGTGTATCTAATTGAGCGGCTCGTTCAAACACATATTTATCACGAGCATAAACGCCTTCAGTGCTTACGGCCAAATGCCCCAAGTCATCATCAACATGCACATCCACCCCCGCATCATAAATAATCGCATCTGGCCGGTGTAGTCTAACCGCTAGCTCGAACGCTTCTTCTACACAGGCCAAGTACTCGGCGTCGCCTGTTCCTTTGGGTAAACCAAAATCAAAATCCGATACTTGTTTACGATACGGAAAGTTTTTCTCGCCGTGAATTGATAAGGTGATAATGGCGTCATTGCCTTGAGCTAATTTTGCCGTGCCATCGCCTTGATGTACGTCACAGTCAAAAATTAATACTTTATCAATAGCCGAATTCTGCAGCATCGTTAACGCGGCAAGATACAAATCGTTAAACAAACAAAAACCTGAACCAAAATCGGCAAACGCATGATGATAACCTCCTGTTAGATTTAAGGCTTTGCCATGTTCTAATGCTTTTTGTGCGGTCAATACAGTGCCAGCACACGCTGTCAATGAACGTTTAATGAGCTGTTCAGACCATGGGAAGCCAATGCGACGCATGGATTTTGTATCCAATGTGCCAGTGGTCAGCTCTTTTATGTAAGTAGGTTGAAACACTTGACTTAATTTTTCAGGAGTTAATGGAGTGGGTGTTAAGAACCACTCAGTAGGAACGTTTTTTTGAATCAAGGCATCATAGATCCCTTGGTATTTTTCAATTGGAAAGCGATGTCGAATCGGCAAATGTAATTCTGAATAGATCGGATGAAATATCAGTGGAATCATGTTTACTATTGGTGGTCAGCAAAGATTGTTCTACAATATACCCTCTTATCTATCTTTTTTGTATAGCTATGTCAGGGCAGCCTTTGAACCTCAATGTAAACATTTGCGAATCAATATGAACAGCCCATTTATGAATTTGAAATTATCCAAAAAAGTTGGTCAAAACGGCGCCGCTTTGTGCCTGAGCCAAAGCCTTTAAACGTCATCATCGATGACTTTCGTTTACGCGATAACAGCTATTGTACTATGCATGTAGAATATGATGATGGTAGCAATCGAGAGCTATTATCACGGGTGATTCACAATCCCAATACTGGTGAATGGAAAGTTGACGGCATGCACGTGGCGGTAAAGGTCATCATTTCGAGTCAAAAATTCCCTTAGAGTGTCCTGAGCATTTTTCTTAATTCTTTATATAACTGCTTATCTTGAGTCTCTATCGCATTTAAAATGTTTTTTCCTTTCTTTATCTCCCCTGAACGGGCAAGCAACACTCCGTAGCGATATTGTGCCCACTGAGCAAATTGTGGGTTGCGATATTGAGGCGATTGCTTCATAAATAGCTCAATACTGACCAGTGCTTCGTCATAATATTGATTCGCCATCATTGCCAGCTTTGCCATTTGATACTGAGCGCCATAATATGCCTCACGTTGTGACTCTGTTGCTTCACTAGGTAATTGAATCTTGCTGAATGTTGCAAAACTCTGCTCGAACGCTTGCTGATTCATTAATAAGATACCTGCGCTTAATAACACCTCTGGTTCAGAGCTATGTTGTGCTGCGCTCAAGACGAGTTGAGAGAGGGATTCAGGTTGTTCGGTCACTTGGTAATAGGCTACTTTAGCTTGAAAGGCCATAACGCTGTCAAGCTCCTCTAAGACTTGAATCTGTTTCCATGCTTGCTCTTTATCTCCCCCTGCGAATCCAGGCGCTTGCAAGTAAAATTGAACTAAATCCATGCGATATTGGGAATTTTGCGGTGCAAGCTCCACCGCTTTGGCAAATCCGGCTTTGGATTTTTTGGCATAACTTAACGCAGAGAACACCGCGCCCATGGCTTGACGGCTCATGATGACGCCTTTTACATTGTATAAATCAGGGTTATCAGGAAACCGTTTTATTCCTGCGACAATTATATCCTCGGCATCATCCAATTCGTCTTCTTTCATATAAAAATACGCCAGCGCTTTAATACCCTCTGGTGTATTTTCTACCGCTTTGTAATAAGCTAATGCCCCGACTTTATCTCCTTGAGCATAAGCTTGGTCGCCTTTTTGTACATCAGCGCTCACCTCAGAGGCGACTAACAAAAATGCAATAATTACAATGTATTTCACTTGTTTTCCTTATTCGTTGGCCACAATAGCCAGATACGTTTTTTGTATAATTTCAGCATCATTACTGGCGCGATGCCTAGGCAATTTTAAAGTGTGTGTCACTTGCGCCTTCGTTGCATCCCAATTAGCGAGTTGCTCTTCGCTCAGTAACATTTCGATGGCGCTTACACGAAACTGCATCTCGATTTGAGCATGCGCAAATAACTCGCGTACCCAAGGATAGTCAACCACCCAAGCATCGCTATATAAAGTACGATCGCTGTAGAGCCGGTTGAGTTCCTGACACACCTCCAAACCAAGGCTTCCATTTTGTATCAAGATATCTCGAGTGATTCCATGCAAGGTTTCGGCTTCTTTATCCCAAAACTGCCAATCTTGGAATGGCTTTATCATGCGACAGTAGCGAGAGCCATCTGCAGTCACCACACCCACTTCAATGGGGTAGGAAGTACTACCAAAACCAATGGCTTCAACGTCTAACACATCTGGAACAAATATTGGATAAGTTGGCATATCAAGGTCACACAGGATTTTATTTAACCCTAGACCTTGATAGCCCTCTGCGCAAATCAGCCTTTGAGTTTTAACAGTATATTAATCACTTTATCGGCGAGTTTTCCATACGGTGGTGCTAATAATTTGAGGCTGGATATATTCGCTTGTTTAAAAATAGGACGTAATTTGGAGAAGGTCAAAAAGCCTTCATAACCATGATAATGCCCCATTCCGCTTGGGCCCACGCCACCAAATGGCAGGTCATTTTGGCCCACGTGGAATATCGCGTCATTAACCGTCACACCACCTGACATGACCTTCTCAATGTACATGTCCACAAGCTTATTGTCTTTGCTAAATGGATAGAATGCCAATGGTCGGTCATGGGACAAAATATAATCAATGACTTCTTGTGGCTCACGATAGGTTTTGACCATCAAAATTGGGCCAAAGGTTTCGCGGTTTTCGATGATCATATCCGCTGTGGTATCTAGCATTAACGTCAATGGATATTTGCGCAGCTCTGAATTTGGCTCTTGATGGTTAAGTACCTCAATACGAGCGCCTTTCTCCGCCGCATCGGCAACGGTGGCTTCCATTCTTTGGAATGCTCGCATATCGATAAGCGAGGTATAGTCTTTGCTATTGATATCCGGAACGTGTTTGGCTACCCACTCTTTGGCTGCCACAACAAACGCTTCTTTTTGTTTTTCGTGGACAAACACATAATCGACATTGGTACAAATCTGCCCGGCATTATACTGTTTAGCAAACATAATGCGTTCAACCGCTTTATTAAAGTCATAGTTCGGATCAATCACCGCGGGTGACTTACCACCTAGCTCCAAGGTCACTGGGGTTAGGTTTGCCGCAGCATTGGCCATGACTTTGCGACCGGTTGCGCCAGAACCTGTGAACATC encodes:
- a CDS encoding ABC-F family ATPase; the encoded protein is MITTANITMQFGAQPLFENISAKFGNGNKYGLIGANGCGKSTFMKILSGELTPSSGNVSITPGERLGILSQNQYAFEEYSVVDAVIMGDTQLWPIKVERDRIYSLPEMSEEDGMLVAELETQFAELDGYTAESRAGELLIEAGIAEEYHFGLMSELAPGVKLRVLLAQALFADPDILLLDEPTNNLDIYTINWLADVLNDRKCTMIIISHDRHFLNRVCTHMADIDYGELRIYPGNYDEYMAASMLAKEQLLNENAKKTAEMEELKAFVARFSANASKAKQATSRAKRLEKIELAEVKPSSRQMPYITYKQHKKLHRQALELEKISHGFDGETLFTSGDILLEAGAKLAVIGENGAGKSTFLKCLVNEISANAGVVKWSENATIGYCPQDNSKDFANDLTLFEWLSQWRTPQHDDLAVRAILGRLLFTSDEINKKVSVCSGGEKNRLMFGKLMMQDINVLIMDEPTNHMDMESIEALNKALTDFDGTLIFVSHDREFVSSLADSIIEISEQNLHYFQGSFDEYMSHKQLS
- the gcvP gene encoding aminomethyl-transferring glycine dehydrogenase, encoding MSNTPFSLADLEHNTDFIRRHIGPGRPEIEAMLAEVGASSLDDLMEQTVPAGIRSEGLNVGEAVTEVDALNALKAVASKNQIKRSFIGMGYYNTHTPNVILRNVLENPGWYTAYTPYQPEIAQGRLEAILNFQQVTLDLTGMDLASASLLDEATAAAEAMALAKRVSKNKKANAFYVADNVHPQTLDVVNTRAEMFGFEIIIGPAVNAAEHDVFGALLQYPGTQGEIHNIEEIIHALQANKAIVAVATDLLALTLLKSPGELGADVVFGSAQRFGVPMGYGGPHAAFFGTRDAYKRSMPGRIIGVSKDTRGRPALRMALQTREQHIRREKANSNICTAQVLLANMASFYAVYHGPQGLKNIALRTHRLAQILAAGLKAKGVFVAHEHFFDTVTVKPVDRDAVLAAAQSMDMNLRIDQADVLGVSVDETTTRGDINDLFTAFIGADHGLDIEALDAQVSATLAIPTELVRESEFLTKPVFNQYHSETEMLRYIKSLENKDLALNHSMISLGSCTMKLNATAEMIPVTWPEFGQLHPFAPVDQALGYKEMIDELSDWLIDITGYDALSMQPNSGAQGEYAGLLAIQRYHISRGDAHRNICLIPQSAHGTNPASAQMVSLKVVVVNCDEKGNVDLVDLRAKAEEHSDNLSCAMITYPSTHGVYEETVKEICDIVHEHGGQVYMDGANMNAQVGVTSPGLIGSDVSHLNLHKTFCIPHGGGGPGMGPIGVKAHLAPFLSSHTMQPLKAAGTGEDLGDNGAVSAAPFGSASILPISYMYIKMMGSEGLRKATEVAMLNANYVAKKLADHYPILYTGANGRIAHECIIDLRPLKEASGVTEMDVAKRLNDYGFHAPTMSFPVAGTLMIEPTESEAKVELDRFIEAMICIRQEIAKVESGDWDSIDNPLHNAPHTLDDIIDSEWNRSYSRELAAYPVEAVKRNKFWPTVNRIDDVYGDRNLVCSCPDLDSYRESAE
- the gcvH gene encoding glycine cleavage system protein GcvH; translated protein: MSNIPAELRYATTHEWVRPEGDGIYTVGITEHAQDLLGDMVFVDLPDVDDEYGAGDDAAVAESVKAASDVYAPIGGTIVEVNEDLEDSPELVNSDPYGDGWLFKIKAEDEAEVNELLDAEGYAESIADE
- the gcvT gene encoding glycine cleavage system aminomethyltransferase GcvT, coding for MMNKTVLHAKHLEAGAKMVDFFGWDMPINYGSQIEEHHAVRQDAGMFDVSHMTIVDVKGAQAKDYLRYLLANDVDKLQVKGKALYSGMINETGGVVDDLIVYFFDETNYRLVVNSATKQKDLDWLNQHASDFDVSITERDEFAMIAVQGPNAKAKAAELFSDAQKEAVADMKPFFGVQAEDLFIATTGYTGEAGYEIMVPNAQAGDFWDKLIAAGVAPCGLGARDTLRLEAGMNLYGQDMDETISPLAANMGWTVAWEPAERNFVGRAALEAQREQGTEQLIGLVMTEKGVLRAGQKVKVDGGDGVITSGTFSPTLGHAIAMARVPKPVGETAEVEMRKKWVTVNVVKPSFVRNGKSVL
- a CDS encoding LysR family transcriptional regulator, translated to MKQLSMDAIRTFVTVVELGGYAKAGDVLGRSQPAISLQLKKLEQQIDKTLFVKVGQRHVLSNDGQWFMPYAKKLLEVNDEVFRAVEQDPLKGRLRLGIPSEFASTLLPSIIGEFSKRYPDVSLDVTSALSQNLLGQQHKDDFDLILALVPPDTETQGEVLREDELVWVGDIRQPLKTDPLSLVLAPNGCMYRSRVIEQLKQQTNMWKISYTNADLYGLIAAIQQGLGITALAKSSVPPSLSVIQHPALPYLGKIKIALFDYDTQHPEVSKTLSEFIRKRLSD
- a CDS encoding TerB family tellurite resistance protein, whose product is MQLSPLQRYNQSLIKLAVLLYQVDGKITLSEQDYLEGVISKMRWQSPISITAFCNEAIHLAREAVDNDEAVEFVRDMANDLNFDANHVVEVAMGITGIDGDRSEREAEILHYLTHKLLAKELTQQEPVPQAS
- a CDS encoding histone deacetylase, which produces MIPLIFHPIYSELHLPIRHRFPIEKYQGIYDALIQKNVPTEWFLTPTPLTPEKLSQVFQPTYIKELTTGTLDTKSMRRIGFPWSEQLIKRSLTACAGTVLTAQKALEHGKALNLTGGYHHAFADFGSGFCLFNDLYLAALTMLQNSAIDKVLIFDCDVHQGDGTAKLAQGNDAIITLSIHGEKNFPYRKQVSDFDFGLPKGTGDAEYLACVEEAFELAVRLHRPDAIIYDAGVDVHVDDDLGHLAVSTEGVYARDKYVFERAAQLDTPIAAVIGGGYQRDIDALVKVHLQLYRAAGVYMEN
- a CDS encoding lipopolysaccharide assembly protein LapB; translated protein: MKYIVIIAFLLVASEVSADVQKGDQAYAQGDKVGALAYYKAVENTPEGIKALAYFYMKEDELDDAEDIIVAGIKRFPDNPDLYNVKGVIMSRQAMGAVFSALSYAKKSKAGFAKAVELAPQNSQYRMDLVQFYLQAPGFAGGDKEQAWKQIQVLEELDSVMAFQAKVAYYQVTEQPESLSQLVLSAAQHSSEPEVLLSAGILLMNQQAFEQSFATFSKIQLPSEATESQREAYYGAQYQMAKLAMMANQYYDEALVSIELFMKQSPQYRNPQFAQWAQYRYGVLLARSGEIKKGKNILNAIETQDKQLYKELRKMLRTL
- a CDS encoding coniferyl aldehyde dehydrogenase, whose protein sequence is MIDSDTLTTEVQHTEALDSQSTHASATDSNIPVPDNDPETIYQALLAHYTMQRTAFDVHPYESREERLEHLSNLKRLLSENRDAIAEAINKDYGNRAYHETMLAELIVAMDDIGHTKKALKKWMKVQRRKIDYAMYFGGSNKVVPQPLGVVGLIIPWNFPINLSFIGLAAAFAAGNRAMVKMSENSLALTDLLIEITPKYFAADKLQFFKETGIVGQQFSRVPFDHLMFTGSGATGRKVMANAAANLTPVTLELGGKSPAVIDPNYDFNKAVERIMFAKQYNAGQICTNVDYVFVHEKQKEAFVVAAKEWVAKHVPDINSKDYTSLIDMRAFQRMEATVADAAEKGARIEVLNHQEPNSELRKYPLTLMLDTTADMIIENRETFGPILMVKTYREPQEVIDYILSHDRPLAFYPFSKDNKLVDMYIEKVMSGGVTVNDAIFHVGQNDLPFGGVGPSGMGHYHGYEGFLTFSKLRPIFKQANISSLKLLAPPYGKLADKVINILLKLKG